One Gemmatimonadota bacterium genomic window, GCCTCTTGCTCAGCGAGCTCCTCCGTCGTCCGGTAGGCGCGCTCGTCGTCGGACATCGAGTGCGAATAGGGCCTCGTGCAGTGCGCGTGAATGAAGGCCGGGCCTTTCCGAGCACGGGCGTACGCGACGGCTTCACCCGCCGCCCGATAGGAGTCCACGATGTCCGTACCGTCACACTCGACGATGTGTAGACCCGGAAAGCCCGCGACTAGCTTCGAGATACTGCCGCCCGCTGTCTGCACCTCGACGGGTACCGAGATCGCGTAGCCGTTGTCCTCGATCACGTAGACGATCGGCAGCTTGAGGTTGCACGCCGAGTTCAGCGACTCCCAGAACTCACCTTCGGACGTCGTACCGTCGCCCGCGCACACGACGACGATCTCGTCGTCCTCGAATCTCTCGATTCGCTCGCGCAGCCCCGGGATGCGCGGGATCTTGGTCGTCGCTTCGGCGGCGCCCACGGCCTGTAGGAACTGCGTTCCGGTCGGCGACGAGGTGTTCGCGATGTTGTAGCGCACGTCGGCGTAGTGCCCGGGCATCTGCCGACCCCCTGAGGCCGGGTCCGCTTCCGCACCCACGGCCTGAAGCAGATGGTCCAGGGGTGTCTGTCCCAGCGCCAACGTCACGGCGCGGTCTCGATAGTAAAGGAAGAACCAGTCGTGTCCGGCCTTGCAGTGCTCGGCAACCGCGACGCCGATCGCTTCGTGACCCGCGCTGGAGATCTGGAAAAAGATCTTGTTCTGCCGCTTGAGACTGATCTCGCGATCGTCGAGGCGCCGCGACGTCACCATCGTGCGGTAGAAGCGCAGGAGCTGCTCGGAGGAGAGTCCCGCCAGATCGTGAGCTTCCAGAACCTCGTTCTCTTGGGTCGCCATGGCGTCCGAGCTGGGTGTTTGCTTCAACCCCGAAAGATAGCCGGCTGCGGCCCCGCCGGCAGGGTTGACGACGGCTTCGCGGAGCTAGCCAAGCGATGTCATCTGCTCACGGACCTGGTCGGGACTCGTGACCGGTTGCCGGCAACTGTACCCGTGGCACACATACGCGGTAGGAAAACCGTCGATGAGGCCACGCGCCTCCTCGAGCAACGGCACGCCTGCTACCAACTCGTCGGGCGCGCGCCCCACGATCGTGAGATTTCGCGCGAAGCCTTGGTGTGCCGCTCGCACGAGCTCGCGGGTGGCGTCGTCTGCTCGGTCCCCGATGATCGCCACCTCGACGGAGTCCGCGAGAGACCGGTCCGCGGCCGACAGCATGCGTCCAAAAGCGGGCCCGAAGCGCTTCAACGCCGCGGCGTCTCCTCCAAAGATCGACAGTGCCAGATCACGGTACCGTGCGTGGTCGAAGACATGCCCCGCTCGAAGAAGCAGCTCGGCGGCCAGGGAGACTCCAGACGGAGTCGCGTTGTCCATGGGGTCTCGTGGCCGGAAGATCAGGCGCTCACCGTCGTCGGGCGTATCGTAGAGCAGGCCGTCCTCGGCACTCAAGAACCGCCCGAGGATGTCTTCGCAAAGCGTGCGGGTCGCCGTGAGCCAACGCGGATCGAGCGAGGCGGCGTGCAACGAGAGTAACGCGTTGCCTAGGGCGGCGAAGTCCTCGAGGAATGCGGGAATCTTGCTCTCACCGTCCTTGAAGACGCGCCGGAGCTCACCTTCTGGGCGCAACTCGGTCCACAGGAAGTCGGCCGCCTCCGTGGCGATGTCCACGTAGTCCCAACGGCCCAGAGTGGCCCCGACTTCCGCGAACGCGCGAATGGCCATCCCGTTCCAGGAGACCAGAATCTTCTCGTCCCTGAACGGTGCCTCGCGGCTTCCACGGGCCTGCAGCAGAGTCGTGCGCGCGGCTCGCATTCGTTCACGGAGGTCCGATTCGCTCATCTCCACGGACCCGGCGATGGCGGCCAGGTCGTGTGGAAGATGCAGGATGTTCCGGCCCTCGAAGTTTCCGCCCGGTGAAACGTCGTAGGCGCGGTGGAACAGCTCGGCGTCCTGCGCTCCGGCGGACGCGTCCAACACATCTCGTATCTCCTCCGCGGTCCATACGTAGAAGGCCCCTTCAACTCCCTCCGAATCCGCGTCGCGTGCAGAGTAGAAACCGCCTTCCGGCGAACGCATGTCCGTCGCCAGATAGTCCAGCGTGTCCTCCGCGACGTCGCGGAGATCTTCCGACGCGGTCAGCCGGTACGCGTCGAGATAGACTCGCGCCAGCAAGGCGTTGTCGTACAGCATCTTCTCGAAGTGGGGCACGAGCCAGCGGGCGTCGACGGAGTACCGATGGAATCCGCCACCCAGGTGATCTCGCATCCCGCCCGCGGCCATCCGACGAAGCGTGTGTTCTGCCATTTCCAGCGCTGCGGGCTCGCCATTCCTCACGTGATGCCGCATCAGCAGCTCCAGCGTGACCGGCTGCGGGAACTTCGGCGCCTCCCCGAATCCGCCGTGTACGCTGTCGTACTGGTTCGCAAGCGCCCGGTATGCCGCCTCCAACGCCTCTCTGGTGCCCGTGTCCGATTCAGCGGTCAGGCCGCCAGCAGCTTGCTTCATCGCCTCGATCAGGCGCTTTCCTGTACTCCGTACCTCCTCAGGGCGCGCGCGATACGCGTCCCCGGCTGCTCTCAGCACCTGCGTAAACGACGGCATGCCGTGTCGGGGCAGCGGCGGGAAGTACGTGCCGCCGTAGTACGGGATCCCGTCCGGCGTGAGGAACGCGGTGAGCGGCCATCCGCCGCCCCCGGTCATCGCCTGCACAGCCTTCATGTAGATCTGATCGATGTCCGGGCGCTCTTCACGGTCGACCTTGATGCTGACGAAGAGCTCGTTCATCAAGGCGGCGACCGTCGCATCCTCGAACGACTCCCGCTCCATTACATGGCACCAGTGGCACGCCGAGTACCCGATGGAGAGCAGGATTGGGCGGTCGTCGTCGCGGGCCCGCGAGAGCGCTTCCTCCCCCCAAGCGTACCAATCGACGGGGTTTTCCGCGTGCTGCAGCAGGTACGGACTCGTTTCCTTGGAGAGGCGGTTCGGCATGCGCCCGATGGGTTCAGAGGAGGAGCCAGGTTAGCGGCGCGAACCGTGCCTGGACAGGAAACATATGTAGCCGGCGCGCTAGAAGGGTGATCCGAACGGGTGGTGGGCCGCCACCCGTGCTGTCGCACGGGTCCCCGGGTGCCACGGCCCCAGAGGGGCGAAGGCGTAGCCATAGCTCCTCCGAGACACTCCAACGACGGAGATGGGGCCGTGCCACCCCAACCCACAGAGGGGTAAGATCCTATCAGCCATGGTGTTGGGCACATGGCGGTTGCGCGGTTGATGCTGCGTCTCTCCTCGTCGGACCACCGCCTTCGGCGGCGGTGCCCGCTCGGCTACGACTCCCCGTCGTTCCTTGCCTGAACGCGCGCAAGCGCGAGGCACCCACGCGGTTAGGCGTGGGTCGCGCGGCCCGCCCCCCGTTCGGATCACCCTTCTATGATCGTTGTGGTGCCGTATCGGGCTACCTAACTTTGGAGTATCGACCTGCCTCCCAGGGGCCGATCTCCGCTGCGAAGGACAAGGATCTTGTCGCTGTACTCGAAGATGGCCGGCTTAGCGCTACGGCGCCCCCGGACGATTCCGTACATGCTCACGAACGCTTGGGCGTTTCGCGCTCGCGGTTGGTACCTGCGGCCTCCTTTCCTTCCCGTCCCGCCCCGCTCGTATATGCGCTGGCGCATGGAGACCGCGTACGGGGACGCCGGTGCGACCCCGAGCGATGAAGAAATCGAGCGGTATCTGCGGTGGACGGCGCACATGAGAGCCCAGATGAAGCGGAGGGTGGGTGGCTAGACTGTTCCTGCTCATCCTGCTCGGAATCGTGGCGGCGTACTACTTCCCGGATTCCCGCCAGGCGATGCAGAATGTCGCCGCACCGGTCATGGCTCCCATCGTCAAGTGGAGCACCCGAGCGGAGATGGCCCAGGTGGGAGGGAACGTAGTGGAGCACGAGCGACTCACAGGTAAGCTCCCAGACCGGCGCAACTGGTCGGGGTGGCTCGACTACCGGTACCTGGTCGACGACATGAAGCAGGACCCTTGGGGCTCGCGCTATCAGCTGCGCGTATGGGCCGACTCCGTGGCGATCGTCTCGGTGGGGCCGGACCGGACGCGCTCGACCGAAGACGACTTCTCAGTCGTGACGCTGCGGGAGCGCAGGGGCCGATAAACGACGCTCCCTGGACTTCGTCGACTCGAGCGTCGCACGACTCGTGCTGAGTGTCGCGCTGACCGGGAACGTCGCATCGGGCAAGTCGACGGTTGCGGAGGTGTGGGAGGCTGCGGGCGTGCCGGTGATCAGCGCCGATGATCTCTCTCGGCGCGCAGTAGAGCCCGGTACGTCCGGTTTTCAGGCGGTGGTCGAGGCGTTCGGTGAGCAGCTCCTCACGGCGGACGGCGCCCTCGACCGGCCCCGTCTGGGCGAGCTGGTCTTTTCAGACGAGGCTGCGCGTGGGCGGCTCGAGTCCATCGTGCACCCCATCATCTGGCAGCTCCGGGATCTATGGCTCGCGGAACGGATGGCGGAGGGCGCGACGCTCGTCGTGTCTGAGATCCCGCTGCTCTTCGAGGCCGACCGGCAAGGTGACTTCGACCGCATCGTGCTCGTCGACGCGCCGGACGAGGAGCGACTTCGCCGCCTCGTGGAGTTGCGAGGCTCTAGCTCCGTCGACGCCCGGCGGATCATGGCTGCACAGATGGATCCCGCAGCGAAGCGAGCGAAGGCCGACTTCGTCATCACGAACGATGGCACGCTCGACCAGCTGCGCGACACGGCCGCCGACGTCCTGCGGCAACTGCGCGTCGGGACGGGCGAAGAGGCCACGCTGCGCATCGACTTGCACTTGCACACGGAGGGGAGCTGGGACTGTCTCTCGGATCCCGAGGCGGTGTTGGAGCGCGCACTCCTGAGGGGGCTCGGTCGGATCGCGATCACAGACCACAACCGACTGGACGTGGCGCTGCGCATGGCCGAGGCGCACACGGATCAGATCATTCCAGGCGAAGAGGTGAAGACCGCCGAGGGCATTGACGTGATCGGGTTGTATCTGTCTGAGGAGATCCCCAGAGGCACGCCGGCCAGGGAGACCATCGAACGCATCCGTGAACAGAGCGGGATCCCATACCTTCCGCACCCCTATGCGGGGGGCAAGGGGGAAGGGGGGCGCCTTGTGGACACGCTGGCCCCGCTCTGTGATGTCGTCGAGGTCTTCAACGCGCGTTTGCACAAGCCGCGGCAGAACGAGCTCGCCGAGGAGTTGGCCGAGCGCCACGGGCGGCTTAGAGGCGCCGGCTCGGACGCGCACACGCTCGGCGAGCTCGGTCGGGCGTACGTCGCTGTGCCGCCACACCCGAACCGACCAGAGGCGCTGCTCACGGCTCTTGAAGGCGGTCGAACCGTGGGCACGGCTTCGTCGCATCTGGTGCATCTCGCGTCCACTTGGGCGAAGGTGCGAAGGGGGTGGAGGCGGTAGCGGCTTCCAGCGACATGGAGATAGCTTCACTGATCTATTCCTCGAGGGTCAGGAGACCATACTTGAGCTACCGGACGCCACGGGCGCGTGCGGCGATGGTCAACGAGGCCAGGGACGCGCTGCTGGCTTCGCGGCGGGCGGTACTCACGACC contains:
- a CDS encoding type II secretion system protein GspG, with translation MARLFLLILLGIVAAYYFPDSRQAMQNVAAPVMAPIVKWSTRAEMAQVGGNVVEHERLTGKLPDRRNWSGWLDYRYLVDDMKQDPWGSRYQLRVWADSVAIVSVGPDRTRSTEDDFSVVTLRERRGR
- a CDS encoding dephospho-CoA kinase, giving the protein MLSVALTGNVASGKSTVAEVWEAAGVPVISADDLSRRAVEPGTSGFQAVVEAFGEQLLTADGALDRPRLGELVFSDEAARGRLESIVHPIIWQLRDLWLAERMAEGATLVVSEIPLLFEADRQGDFDRIVLVDAPDEERLRRLVELRGSSSVDARRIMAAQMDPAAKRAKADFVITNDGTLDQLRDTAADVLRQLRVGTGEEATLRIDLHLHTEGSWDCLSDPEAVLERALLRGLGRIAITDHNRLDVALRMAEAHTDQIIPGEEVKTAEGIDVIGLYLSEEIPRGTPARETIERIREQSGIPYLPHPYAGGKGEGGRLVDTLAPLCDVVEVFNARLHKPRQNELAEELAERHGRLRGAGSDAHTLGELGRAYVAVPPHPNRPEALLTALEGGRTVGTASSHLVHLASTWAKVRRGWRR
- a CDS encoding thioredoxin domain-containing protein — protein: MPNRLSKETSPYLLQHAENPVDWYAWGEEALSRARDDDRPILLSIGYSACHWCHVMERESFEDATVAALMNELFVSIKVDREERPDIDQIYMKAVQAMTGGGGWPLTAFLTPDGIPYYGGTYFPPLPRHGMPSFTQVLRAAGDAYRARPEEVRSTGKRLIEAMKQAAGGLTAESDTGTREALEAAYRALANQYDSVHGGFGEAPKFPQPVTLELLMRHHVRNGEPAALEMAEHTLRRMAAGGMRDHLGGGFHRYSVDARWLVPHFEKMLYDNALLARVYLDAYRLTASEDLRDVAEDTLDYLATDMRSPEGGFYSARDADSEGVEGAFYVWTAEEIRDVLDASAGAQDAELFHRAYDVSPGGNFEGRNILHLPHDLAAIAGSVEMSESDLRERMRAARTTLLQARGSREAPFRDEKILVSWNGMAIRAFAEVGATLGRWDYVDIATEAADFLWTELRPEGELRRVFKDGESKIPAFLEDFAALGNALLSLHAASLDPRWLTATRTLCEDILGRFLSAEDGLLYDTPDDGERLIFRPRDPMDNATPSGVSLAAELLLRAGHVFDHARYRDLALSIFGGDAAALKRFGPAFGRMLSAADRSLADSVEVAIIGDRADDATRELVRAAHQGFARNLTIVGRAPDELVAGVPLLEEARGLIDGFPTAYVCHGYSCRQPVTSPDQVREQMTSLG